ttaacgactgctaatgtagccgggaccaacggcttaacgtgccttccgaagcacggaggagctcgagatgaaaacttttttttttggtcacccatcctatgaccggcctttgcgaaagttgcttaacttcaacaatcgcagaccgagcgcgtttaccgctgcgccaccgagctcctcatttatatttatttatttattagtcaaTAAGGGATGTTAACGTAATATTAATGTTGCATTCAATCTACATCATTCACTCAGCTAAAATAGTGGAGCTCTTCACTATTAAATTATACAGCAGTGTTGCCATAATTTTTAGACACAATTGCAAAAAAGCGTTTCAGCCTGGTTTTCAGCCCTCGGCGCGGCGcgttttgttgttttaaaaaatataaaaatgacaaAAGTACAGTATGTATAATTTCAGCCCCGGTCAGCATCTCTAACATAGCCATTGGTGTTTAGCGGTTATTCCATTTACCTTTACctttttacatttacatttacctttttttgcgcaggaccgatcgtcgtggagatccttgggggaggcctatgcccaacagtgggcgtcgtacggctgatgatgatgatgatgatgacatttacCTTTACATCGGGCTCAAAGACCAAGAtcgggctagatgcgtcaaggtcacgggtggttTCCATGGTTACTCCCAACCAAGTCGCTCGAGATCGCGGTTACCTTGGTTACgccccgccgatttgctattagactacctGAAcggaccttgacgcatctagcccgatggacaggtaggtgtaataatcGCTTATAGCTGTGGTGTGTGGCCTGAGAATAATAACTAAAGTGTGTGGCCTAGCCGACAGccataaaacaagaaaaaaatattttgtagccAACATGAACACAACAACATGACGATGATTGAATGAACACAACATGATTTATTATCATTGTCAACATTGTCAGTCAACCCAACTTGTCAAGTTGTCAAATCAAGTCAACCAAACCGACTTGCatgcagtgttgccaactttattttcaccagcccaccaaatgcggccgtgcaaaccaccagaaaccactaaaactgagcggtctctcgaaccaccagaatttcactagataaaatacatacatacatacataaactcacgcctacttcccaccggggtaagcagagactatagaatcacTAGGGGTAcgtatcataatatataatttcaaaatacataTGGTTGGAATATATAAAGTTAAAATACcgaaaatcaaaatatataatgcaTCAAAATGTATAAAGTAATTTTGCATAAGTTCTAAATTTCTAAGTTTGAATGCCATAATGGTCGAAACATATAACAAACACAATGCATAATAATGGTTCCTAAGGCTACGTTTTATAACATTACTTAGCATAATGTTTGTTAAGCCTAAAGATATTTACCCTGTTCTTGTGTAGCATAGTGGTTTTTGGCATATTggctttaccttttttttattataaataattttaattttttttttttttctatggagcTCCGCGTTAcgggcaccccgacactgtagatataggttacgaaggctgtatggcagggggcgagcaaagcgagccccctgccatatagccgagtgggttaggttacttgtgaccatcgaggcccgaagggccgagaggcggcggtgaagattttagtttaagtattttatatactttgaacttatacattgtaaacttatgcattatgatatttatatataacgtaAGTTATGCATATTGATGATTATTTCTTCTGACTATTAtactttttgattttatatattttgaacttatacattgtaaacttatagattttaaatttatgCATTATGATACGTACCCAATCACTAGACAACCCAAAGCCGAATCAGTGCAATCAGATCGTGGGATGTTTTTCCCCCTCTTTAGCGCCGCGTCGTAGGTAAAGACGTGCTAGAGACagggtaaattattcaattattattaataatgattccttaataatataccatataatttgcacttagcaactggatcaccagtgctttcgactatttgcaaccaatcccttaaaactgggtcacgtaaccaacaatcacgaaacttttgggtgtactgtggcttaggcatcttgatcttactcaatctgaaacttattgtatgtattatgtactaataaataaactatattggttctttcgctcaagtaactcataaaccatattcggttgtgttagtggttaaattcgtcacttaccgctaactggaaggactctaatccactaaaaaatccactagccactaaaactaatattttttcgccgaaccacatgtctaaaccaccagatctagtggaaaatccactaagttggcaacactgcttGCATGCAACCAACCGCCAACCAAAAGTTGACAGTTTGCGCCCGTTGCGGATTTcgatataataatttgtttatttatcaattCATTTTCCGAAAGGCCATTATTTTTCCTGTAAGAAACTATTCGTGTACAAGTACGAGCAATCGCTGCCATTATTTTAACTGCCTACAATTGGAATAGTAGCGGTTtcaaatgacttatacatattGCGGTTATCAAAACGAGAACTTATAATTTTTGTACAAACAGATGTGTTGGCAAGCAGCGAAAAATTGAATTATAGTAAACCCATGTTAAGATTTTCATGTAGGTGAGTAAAGCGTGTTACTATTATTAAGTGTTAACGGTGAGAATAAGTGGTGTGTGTCGGAATTATCAAGCATCCTCTTGCAGGTTATTTTACTTTTGCTATGGAAGCAACAGTTAGCTGCGACGACGGCTCTTGCAATCGTTATCGCCTATTTTATCTGCAGCTTCGACAGAGCCGTTAAACACCCTTTATTCGCGTTAAAtggattaatttatttttaatttgctaATGCTTTCTTACACATTTCAGTCATTAATTCATAATTGAAACAAGGACCTTTCAGTTACATTGCAATCCTTTAGTTGGAAATAATTGAATTGAGTTCTTTTTGTAATATACATAAAGTGTTGAGTACAATAATTATTGCCTGAATACATTGGTTTACCCGATATTGCTTGTAAATTGTTGCAGGATCTGTTTTAATCATTACATCAACTGCTAACCCTATCGTAAGTTGACATTGTAGTTTTGTGAATTAATTGTAATACATTGCCATATAAATGGCTGTTTaccagtacttacctataatatttGTCTGTGTTTCCAACTTCTTGTTTACtttctgaaatattttcaattgttttatactttatatTGGTGAGATAGCCTAATGGCACATCAAATGACCACATGATATGTGATCATTTTATAGAACCTGTGTCTAGTTGTCACTTAAATTGTACAGAATAGAGTTATGCAACACACAGTACACGTGCAACAGGGTGCTAGGGTGCCATTATTGTAGTAGATATATTTCTATGATAGTCAAagttacatattttattaactgCACCAAATGCTATGTGTAatacacaaatataataattcgTGCCGCGCGCCGCCGGTTGCTGTGCCGCAAGGGCAGTAAGGCAATAGAACATGTTGAGTTGTTCAAAATTTGAGCTCAAAATGATGGTGCATAGTATTAATAACTGGTCTAGAATTTGCAAttcatatagaaaaaaaaatgtagatagTTTCAGCAGCAGCATTAATGTGCAgagtaaatgttttttattctgAAAGCTGTTTATGTCAAACAAACAGTATACACATGAAATGTATGTAGCGAtgttagatagataaaaatattgtcggattaatttgttattttttcttgtagtTATATCTACCTGGTACTCGTGTATACCTGAGAGTAAGCATAATATATTAATCCTTTACAATTTTCTGACATACTAGTTTGCTCACCTGCTATCGTgtttattaaaacattaaattaaataatttaaattataggtGTTCCTACTGTCCGACTGCCTCTTCCCCTTCCCGTAACAAGTGTAACATTCCGGGAGTGTGTCGTTGGAGGGCGCGGGTACACAGTCGGCGAGAACTGAGCCGTGTGTATGTGCagcgcgcgggcgcgggcggcgagcGCGGCGTGAGCGGCGGCGGCATGTGGCGCGGCGCGCGCTGGCGGCAGGCggcggcgctggcggcggcCGCGCTGCTGCTGTGGGGCTGGAGCCGCGCCGGCGCCGGGCGCGACGCGGGCGCGCGCGGCGCCGTGCCGGGCCGCGACCTGCCGCTCATCTTCATCGGCGGCGTGCCGCGCTCCGGCACCACGCTCATGCGCGCCATGCTGGACGCGCACCCCGACGTGCGCTGCGGCCAGGAGACCCGCGTCGTGCCGCGCATTCTGCAGATGCGCCAGCATTGGACTCGTTCCCAGAAGGAGAGCGTGCGCCTCGAGCAAGCGGGCGTATCTAAAACCGTTTTGGACAATGCGATCGCCGCCTTCTGTTTGGAGGTTATAGTGAGACACGGCGAGCCAGCGAATCGTCTCTGCAATAAAGACCCCCTGGTACTCAAGATGGGCACCTATGTGCTCGAATTGTTCCCTAATGCCAAATTTCTATTTATGGTGCGCGACGGTCGCGCTACCGTCCACTCCATCATTACACGAAAGGTGAGTTTTTTCTCACGTATAGGATCATGCCTGTGGACGATAATAAAAGCATTCTTCCCTTTCTTTACCATCACGCAAATAAATAATCGATAGGATGGATACCTTCagcgttttaactaatttacctAATGCCTATTCTACTTTTTAGGAGCTCATTGACATCATTCATTATCCTTTTCATTTacagtgttttgttttatctgCTTAACATTAAGGTGATTGTAGGAAGGTGATGGTGTCGGTCGGTGTGTGCAGGTGACGATCACGGGGTTCGACCTGACGAGCTACCGGCAATGCCTGGGCAAATGGAACCACGCGGCGGAGCTGATGTACCAGCAGTGCAAGGCGCTGGGCCCGGAGCGCTGCCTGCTGGTGCGCTACGAGGCGCTGGTGCTGGCGCCGGCCGCCACCATGCGCCGCGTGCTCGCCTTCCTCGACGTGCCGTGGAACGACGCCGTGCTACACCACGAGCGCTACATCAACCAGCCCAACGGCGTGGCGCTCTCCAAGTCAGCTATCCCattcataatatttacttagagtAGATTAGAGCGCCTGCAATTAGCAACGCCAACCATCATTTATACAGTTATATAGGTACGGCGGATATCTTACGTGTATTGTGTATTGAGAATTTATGTGTATTGTGCAACTGCACTGAGACGTGGAgcctatttttttgtattttaactgACTTGAAAAAGAGGGAGGTTATGAATTTCAtccgtatgtatgtaatattgttgaaaTTGCACAATATTCGTGTTAGGTGGGTTTCTTAATACATGTGGCGAACACAGATTGGGACGCTTTTTGACTGGACTTTCTCTTACTCTAACCATCCTTCGAGTGTAAGCGAGTCGCGGGTAAACCATTTTGGTTCGGAATCCTAAAAATAAAGACATAATGCTGATATTTaggaattttgcctttctactaTACTAATAGTGGCATATAAACATATCTAAACAATCAGCGATTGTTTTGCCATCTAAATATAGTTTTTTCATCCTCGTAATAAGAACGTATTTCTTCAGCAGGTAAATATGCAAATGCAAATAAACTTCATttccaaaataataatttaatttctttGATTCACATAAATTCTGATAGTGTGTTTATGAAAACTAACATtcgttttattaaaatatgctttaaaGTTATGTATACAGCCcataattttgagttgataaGATGTAAAATTTCctgttagtgattttttaatggttttctgttccatatttttgcgacataaaattccactttatatcaactcagaatcatgggctgaatcattccccttattattcgttacgatgtcactaacaccctgtattatacgAATTCATTTTTATAGACATTAAAATAATGGGGATAGTAGATAAGATAGgtagataaaaacattttttggtctacagacacacattcATACAAATACGTAGAAGGTTAGATGTAGATATtggtgttcgaatcccggttcgggctgtaagccactgaattcgactttatttgaattcatgtttagatcatggataattgatatcatttggattccaggatttgtgcccggtggCAACAGGATCGCTcccattacatgggacttgacaTGGAAGATCGAGCAGTGGGCGTATTTgctatgcacctctgcctacctatGATCTTGTATTATAATTGTTATgctaaatcaaaatagttttaaGTACAGTGAGTGGAGCACGCCCTCATATTTTAATTGCTTTATACATCAGCATTTGGTCATccattattgtaatttaacaaACAATGTTTCGATAAAGGCAATTCGCTGGATTACCGCGTCATGTATTTTGCTCGACGTTCATGTGAGCACTCCATTGTTCACATTTAATGTTGACAAAAACAGACACCTAAGAAAGCTTCAAGCGATATTTAACAAAGTACCAAGGTAAATGTTAAAATCAGGGAATGTCTCTGAAATGACGTGAAGCGTGTACCGTTCGACCCTTTTAACTTATGTGagtttaaagtaaataataagatATGTGTGTGTGTCCGCAGCGTGGAGCGCTCCTCGGACCAGGTGGTGCGGCCGGTGAACCTGGACGCGCTGGACAAGTGGGTGGGGCAGCTGCCCAGCGATGTCCGGGCCGACATGGCGGAGCTGGCGCCCATGCTGTCGGTGCTGGGCTACGACCCGTGGGCCAACCCGCCCGACTACCGCACGCTGCTGGAGCCGCcggcgcgcgccgcgccgcccgccgcccccgccgcgcccgccgccgccgccgccgccgcctccagGCACTCGCCATAACCTCATAATATACGTTTCGTTTCAACATTTAACTATGTCgccgtttttgttttatttccttCTACATCGACTATTATCTCTCCTGAACTCTGAAGTGCAATCAGCAACTCAATCGACTTTAACGCCTCTATATGACTACGCTACTAAACTAGGCCGATGTAGCGACCACCTGAATAAGTATTCCTAATTTGACAAGATTATATTTATGGAAATAGGTAACAAATGTTATTGCTGatgagcaataataataatagggtcCACTTACGTACTCCATCTTGTGTTTTTGCTGTACACGATCTGGTCCAAGAAGCGCGAGTACCCTCTCTCAAAGCAGACGCTGCAGGCGTCCCCTGTCGGCcggcgccgccgcggccgcgggccCCCGGGCCACGctccggccgcggccgcgcgaGCTCACACAGCTGCGCGCTAGGTGGCGCTCACTGCATACCTgaccaataataatatttatagctAACGTCACAATTAAGTTCTTGACGTGACTCGGTTGTGTCACTGAATTTGGTGTGCGCGATGTCTGACTGCTGAGGTCTTGTTGAGGAGATTGTTGCGAGAATGAATTTTCTCTACATACCTTTTCTCTTTCTCCAAGTTTCGTAGGACAACGAATTTTGACTTTGAATAATGCCGATTCTAGcggacaaaacatttttttaagcaCTTACCTACTACACTACCCTGTTCATCGGGCCCGATGCCTCAACGTATCGGGATTCGTTGCTGGGCTGGCCTGCTGTCCTTGACTCATCAGACCCAGTCTATTCCTTTCTCTAAGGgcccagtgatgtgccgttcccgggaatgtttccaaTGTGGGAATGTTCCCTTTGTGCAAACTCTTTAATATttaggacactggctgctttttcatattgttcttttttgtattcGGTCTTATCAAGGTTCGGcaataaagcttttttttacattgttttgcgcctttttactgccgggaacattcCTAAAGTGGAAATagtcccgggaacggcacatcactgatcgGGCCCGCCCGATGGATTGGGTAGTGTAAAGCCATTAAATATATCGAGGTGACAGGACATTCACTTCATCATCACAGATTCTGGTGTGGTTTGCGCCCCACGTCACGGGTGCAGCGCGTTAAGTGTCAGGCAGGCCAGTGGTGTAAACACAATGCAAGCGAGCCTGCAGCGGCAGCTGCACGTCGTACCCGAGGCCATCGTGCCGTCTCCCTCGCGCCCGTTATTGTTCTAGTGCGAGTGGTGAGAGAGCGGTGCGCATCCACCGAGTACTACAACGGTACGCGGAGCCCCGCGGAGGCCGACCCGACAGCGAGCGCTTTCTGCCGCTGTCTGTGTGCGTGTAGTATGCCACCGGTAGTCGTGAGGAGAGGTCGCGTCGGTCGCTAATCGGATACTTTCGCACGTGTTACTCGACTTGCGTATCAACTCTCGAAAGATGTCGATGGCCCGCGGCGGAGTCGTCGCTTCGCTAAACGCCGGACTCGGATCGAGTTCGCTCGTTAATTAACAAAAGTGGAGTGCAGTGCGGTGACGATGAAGTCGCAGACTCAGTGCGCTGGATGAGCGTGGCGTCATGTTGAGCACGACGATCGCGGTGTGGTGCCTGTGgtgggcgggcgcgggcggcgtgcGGCCGGCGCCGCTGGGCGTGCCGCGCTGCTGCGGCGCGGGGCAGGCGCTGGAGCCGGGCGCGCTGCGCGGCGTGCTGGCGCGCGGCGCCGCGGCGGCCGCGTGCCGCGCGCaggccgcgccgcgcgcctggGCGCCGCGCGTGTACGCGCCCGCGCGCGGCGCCTACCTGGAGCGCGGCCGCCTGCCCGCGCACTGGCGGCTGCTGGACGGCGCCCTGCCGGCCTGCGACGAGCTGCGCGTCCTGCCCGAGCACTCGGCCCCGTACGCCTTGCTCGCCAACAACGGCACCCTGCTGCTGCCCGGGCCGACTCCGGCGGCTTTGCCCCCGGACCGTTACTGCGGCGACGCGGCGGCCGCGCTCGTGTGCGCCGAAGACGCGCGTTCCGCCGCCGTGTCGAAGTGTTGCGCCGAGGGACGTATATTTGACGGCGCCGGTTGCGTGGCGAACGAGGACGCCGCTCGCGCCGCTCTCGAGGAGCTGACCGCTCTCGCTAACGCGTCGGGTATCGGCGTGGGGCGCGGCTGGCCGGCGTGTGCCGCCGGGCCGCGCTGGGCCGAGGCGGGCGCGCTGGCGGGCGCGCGGCTGCGGGCCGACGGCACGCTGGAGCTGGCGGCGGGTGCGCTGGCGCCGGGCACGTGGTGCGCCGACGCGGCGCAGGGCGCGGCCGGCACCCGCGTGCTGGCTTGCGAGGCGGACGCGCGCGCCGCCCGGCCGCGGCGGCCGCTGCGGCACACGCTGTACGGCGCGGGGCTGGCGGTGGGCGCCGCGTTCCTGGCCGCCACGCTGGCCGCGGGCTTCGCGCTCCCGGCGGCGCACCACGCGCTGCACTGGCGCTGCCAGACGCACTACGTGGCGGCGCTGATGCTCGGCGACGCGCTGCTGGCCGCCACGCAGCTCGCCGGCGAGGCGGTCCCGCCGACTCTGTGCCGAGCGCTCGGTCAGTACCTATAACCTATAATTACGATCTGTTTCACTATTTTCGTGTGGTTCTCGACGAATTCACAACTGAACCCTTATTTCCATATGCGGCGCAGCGGTCTGCATGCATTTCCTCTTCCTGTCGGCGTTCTTCTGGCTAAATACGATGTGCTTCAACATCTGGTGGACTTTCCGGTGAGTAGATAGGCATAGGAGCGGGCTCGTGCGAAGTGCAGCGGGTCGGCGTCGATGGGGAAGGCGCCCCGCTGGCCGGGTGCGGTGGCAGTGGTAACTCGGTGCGTTGTGTGCGCAGGGACTTCCGGCCGACGAGCCTGGAGCGCGGGCAGGAGGCGTGGCGGCTGCGGGTGTACATGCTGTACGCGTGGGGCGGGCCGCTGCTggtggcgggcgcgggcgcggtgcTGGACGCACTGCCGCCGCGGCCGGGGCTGCTGCGGCCGCGGTTCGCGGAGGAGCGCTGCTGGTTCGCCGGCGACGTGGAGATCCTCGTGTACTTCTTCGGGCCGGTGGGCGTGCTGCTGCTCGTCAACCTGGCGCTGTTCGTGTCCACCACGCGCCAACTGACCTGCGGCCTGTGGCGCCGCGACGAGGTCAAGTCCACTTCCGAGCGGTCAGTcaagcttgttttttttttaatcaataatGTACTACCATGTAggatataaattaataactataataaaaacctaactacctatttattaGGGCAATTACTCGGATTCATTGCTTGTTATTTAGGTGCCTACATGTATATGTTGTGCCTATTTAACCACCACTTTAAAATAGGTACCCTGTCCGTGTCCTCTCGCCCGGGTGTGTGTGAGTAGGTATGTATTGACCCACAGGCAGCTCTTGTACAAGGTCTGACAATATGCTGTGTGTTAGGTACTACGTCCTACCTACATAGTGTGGTGTGAATCTGTGGCCAACAACT
The nucleotide sequence above comes from Pectinophora gossypiella chromosome 6, ilPecGoss1.1, whole genome shotgun sequence. Encoded proteins:
- the LOC126367615 gene encoding probable G-protein coupled receptor Mth-like 1 gives rise to the protein MLSTTIAVWCLWWAGAGGVRPAPLGVPRCCGAGQALEPGALRGVLARGAAAAACRAQAAPRAWAPRVYAPARGAYLERGRLPAHWRLLDGALPACDELRVLPEHSAPYALLANNGTLLLPGPTPAALPPDRYCGDAAAALVCAEDARSAAVSKCCAEGRIFDGAGCVANEDAARAALEELTALANASGIGVGRGWPACAAGPRWAEAGALAGARLRADGTLELAAGALAPGTWCADAAQGAAGTRVLACEADARAARPRRPLRHTLYGAGLAVGAAFLAATLAAGFALPAAHHALHWRCQTHYVAALMLGDALLAATQLAGEAVPPTLCRALAVCMHFLFLSAFFWLNTMCFNIWWTFRDFRPTSLERGQEAWRLRVYMLYAWGGPLLVAGAGAVLDALPPRPGLLRPRFAEERCWFAGDVEILVYFFGPVGVLLLVNLALFVSTTRQLTCGLWRRDEVKSTSERAALGRVCAKLVVVMGVTWGADVVSWAAGGPHYVWYATDLLNALQGLLIFLVVGCQPHAWAALRGAARACCRRAPPRAASSSHLPSVGESLTHTTPAPPAPPAPPASQAGKIPMETVC
- the LOC126367614 gene encoding protein-tyrosine sulfotransferase translates to MWRGARWRQAAALAAAALLLWGWSRAGAGRDAGARGAVPGRDLPLIFIGGVPRSGTTLMRAMLDAHPDVRCGQETRVVPRILQMRQHWTRSQKESVRLEQAGVSKTVLDNAIAAFCLEVIVRHGEPANRLCNKDPLVLKMGTYVLELFPNAKFLFMVRDGRATVHSIITRKVTITGFDLTSYRQCLGKWNHAAELMYQQCKALGPERCLLVRYEALVLAPAATMRRVLAFLDVPWNDAVLHHERYINQPNGVALSNVERSSDQVVRPVNLDALDKWVGQLPSDVRADMAELAPMLSVLGYDPWANPPDYRTLLEPPARAAPPAAPAAPPM